The Synechocystis sp. PCC 6714 genome includes the window CGGTGTTGGACCGTATTTTTAGCCGTTTTTGCATTGGCAAGTGATGGTGAAATTTTGTTGGCTCCATCCTGACCAATGACCATTTCAACGCTCAATTATTTTGGTTAGCAACGAATTTATTAACCAGTTCAACGTCAATGTCTAACTCCTTAGCAATTTCGGCAATTGTAAGACCTAATTTTTTCAGCAGGGGTATGGTTTCTAATTTCGCCTCCAGCCTACCTTCTAGTTTGCCCTCTAATTTCCCCTCTAGTTTGCCTTTGAGTAAGCCTCGTTGTTCCCCTTCCCGTAAGATTTCTTGATAAACCGCGGATTCCTTCACAATTTCACTCCTTAAAATTGTCTTGATAATGTCAGGCGACAGCAGAATTCCTCCAAAAACAGAAGTTGCTGCCATAAGATTGGCCTTAACTCGATTATCCTCAATCTGTTCCAGCACATTCACCACTTCCCTCAATTCTAATGCGGGGTCAGAGGTCTGCGTCAATACTGCTAGGGGCAACAACCCTGGACTTTGGAGAAATGCTTCCGATGGTTGCTCCCAGAGCCGAATCACTTGATAACGGTGCAAAGTCTCCCCCACTTGAAAACTGTCCTGATAAACCAAGTCATTACTACTGGGTTTCAAGTAGATGACAAATTGGTGCATCGTCTTCTGGGGGAAACGGCGGTAAACCCTCACCCGATAGTCCAACATCCGAAAGCCCATGGTGGGGTCGGGTTCCGTTTGGAATTCCAGGTGCAACACCAAGTCTTCCGATTGCTCCAAAATCAGAGAATCAGCCCGAATTGGCTCCAGGGATAGTTCCGTCGGACTGAGCTTGGTCAATTTGATTGGTCGTCCCAATAACCACGCGGCATAGTCTTCAGAAAAGGATTCGGCCAGGAATTTGCAGAGATTGTCAAACATAGCCAAATTCTACCGGCGATCGCCGTTTGGAATGAATTATTTCCCTGGACAATTAATGGCTTTGAATTGAAGCGGTTCAGCAGGGCCAACCCAGCCAAGGGGCTTAGGGGAAGGTTGTCGCTCAAACGTCACCTGACAGTCTTGACCATAGTTGATGGTCTGATTTTCTAGGTCTATGGATTTCAACGTTGCCGCCACGTCAGGATTCTCTTTAACATAGTTGACCATTACCTCCAAATCTTTAACGTTCTGATATTGAGGGGGCAAAGCGGCGATCGCCATCGGGGAAAAAGAGAAAGAAATCAGTATGGGGATAATTTGCTTCATGTTATGGGTGCCCATGGTTCCGCTTTACCTTACATTGAAACAAGGGTGTCAACCTCAAAAATAATACAACTCTATAAAAAATTGTTTTTATTTCTTCATCAATGGCTCCAATGACATTAATACTTAGAATTAAAGATGCCAAAGCTTTCCTCGGCTTACCCCGGTCATTGTAGTCAGATTTACGGCGCCCTTATTCCGAGTAAATTTGTTTATTCAATCTCTACCAATTGATAAGTTAATTGATAAATTTTATGACTACTCCCCTTTCTTGGCAAGCTTTAGCAGAATTTGCTGATGATCAAATTGACACCATCAATGGCCCTACCAATGCCCAGGCAACTTTACGGCTATTTGGCCAACCGGAGGATGCTGTGCGAGTTACCCTTTATCGGGATAACCATGCTTGGTGCCCCTACTGCCAGAAGGTTTGGTTATGGTTGGAAGAAAAACAAATACCCTACCAAATCAAAAAGGTGACCATGTTTTGCTATGGAGAAAAAGAAGCTTGGTATAAAAAATTAGTGCCGTCGGGAATGCTACCGGCATTGGAATTGGATGGCAGGTTTTACACTGAAAGTGATGACATTCTAATTGCTCTGGAAAAAGCTTTTGGTCCTCTGCTCTGGGCCATGGAAGATCCTTTGGTTTTACCCTTGAGAAAACTGGAAAGACTATTATTTAGAGCCTGGTGTAATTGGCTCTGTTACCCCGCCATGTTTCCGGGGACAGATCAACGGAATCAACAACAGTTT containing:
- a CDS encoding Rpn family recombination-promoting nuclease/putative transposase, with the protein product MFDNLCKFLAESFSEDYAAWLLGRPIKLTKLSPTELSLEPIRADSLILEQSEDLVLHLEFQTEPDPTMGFRMLDYRVRVYRRFPQKTMHQFVIYLKPSSNDLVYQDSFQVGETLHRYQVIRLWEQPSEAFLQSPGLLPLAVLTQTSDPALELREVVNVLEQIEDNRVKANLMAATSVFGGILLSPDIIKTILRSEIVKESAVYQEILREGEQRGLLKGKLEGKLEGKLEGRLEAKLETIPLLKKLGLTIAEIAKELDIDVELVNKFVANQNN